AGCCAAAGGTGGCCGGGGAAGTCGATCCCCGGGTGGTCGCCAATCCCGCGCAGGCTCGTTCCCTGCTGACTGCGGTCTCGTACGTCGGTGGGTACGGCCGGGCACGTGGCCGTCGACTCGTCGGCCTGTTCGCCTGCATGTACTACGGCGCCTTGCGCCCGGCTGAGGCGGTCGGCCTCAACGATGCGGACCTGAAGCTGCCCGAGGTCGGCTGGGGGACGGTGCTGCTGAATCGGACGCGACCCAGCGTCGGGAAGCAGTGGACGGACTCCGGCGAGACCCATGACGACCGGGGCCTGAAGAACCGACCGGCGGAAGAGGTCCGGCTCGTACCGATCCCGCCCCAGCTCGTCGCCATCCTCCGCCAGCACCTCGACACGTTCGGTACGGCCGAGGATGGGCGACTGTTCACCAACGAACGTGGGGGAGTGGTCGGCTCCTCGACCTACTACCGCGTCTGGCAGGAGGCCCGTGCGCTGGCGCTTCCGCCGGCCGCGGTCGCCTCTCCGCTCGCGGCTCGCCCGTACGACCTCCGGCACTCGGCACTGTCGACCTGGCTCAACTCCGGGGTGGACCCGACGGAAGTCGCCGAACGTGCGGGCAACAGCGTGGAGGTCCTGCTGAGCCGCTACGCCAAGTGCATCGACGGACGGCAGGAGATCGTCAACCGCAAGATCGAGGAGTTGCTGCGGGAGTACGAGTGATCACGGGACCAACGGACCCTCATACTCCAAGGGTGGACTTGTCCGAGGAAGGCGAAGCGCTCAATCCTGAGTGGGCCGAGGTGGGCAACAACAACGTGAATGGCATCCTGCACGGTTGCCGAGACGCCTCACCCGTCGCCGAGCGCTTCGTCCAGGCCGGCTGGAGGTCGAGGGCGTCCTCCTGGAACGGCTACGAGGTGGGAACCCGTTGGTGCGAAGTGGAGCTCGACCCCGTCGACGGGCCGGACGTCCTGCTGAACGGAGTCGTCGACCCGCGGCGGCTCGATGACCTCGCCGGCCTCCTCCACCGTTTCGGGCTGACCTACTCCCTGGAGCTCTACGACGGAGACGGCACTCTGGTCCGCGAGATCCGAGCTTGACTCGACAGACCTCGTTCAAGGCTCCCGGACGCGTCCGGGAGCCTTCGCGTTTGCCGGGGTTGACCTGGGGAAACGCCCCAAGATCCTGTCCACGAATAGTCCACAAGCCCCGACATACGGCCGCTCCGGGCGGCATACGGCTGCACATACGCGAAGACCCCGCTCTCAGCGTTTCCGCTGGTGACGGGGTCTTTGGGCACCTCATGCAGGGTGCCCCCGGCAGGATTCGAACCTGCGCACACGGCTCCGGAGGCCGGACAGTTCCCAGACGTTTCCGCAGGTCAGCGGGCTAACTGACGAGGCGTTAGCCCCGTCGTCCCGCGCATGTCCCGCGATCTGGAAATGTCCTAGTCTGACCTGCTTGCCTCAATTGTAGTGTCCCGGGGATCCCCGGGGCCAGGCTGCGGAGTGCCCGGAAATAAATTCGACAGCTCCTCCTGTTGAGTGTCGGCCACACTGGCTGTACGGGAGGGGCGGTGCCGGACCTGAAGCTCTACAACACTAATGGCGGCGTGACGGAGGTCATGCCGCGTCTTGCCGATGCCGAAGCCGATGTGCAGAGCATCGTTGAGGGCAACATGGAGAAGCTGCTCGGGGTCCGGTTCCTGGCGAGCGAGTACAGTACCGGCCCGGTCCACGGCGGCCGGATCGACTCGCTGGGCCTCGACGAGAACGGGGCGCCGGTGGTCGTGGAGTACAAACGCGGCACCGACGCCGGCGTGATCCATCAGGGCCTCTACTACATGGCGTGGCTGATGGACCACCGGGCCGAGTTCCAGCATCTGGTCCGCGACCGGCTCGGGGCCACGACCGCGGCCCAGGTGCTGTGGAGTGCGCCCAGGCTGATCTGCGTCGCCGGCGACTTCACCCGATACGACGTGCACGCCGTACGCGAGCACCGACGGAGCATCGACCTGGTTCGCTACCGATTCTTCGGCAAGGACCTCCTTGGTCTTGAGACCGTGGCTTCTGTCAGTGGGCGGCCGCCGGCCGCCGAGCGGGTTCGCCGGCGCGCGGCCGTGCTGCCGCCTGTCCGCGGGCACGGTGGGGAGCTGGCGGAGCTGGCGGAGGCGGTCGATGAGGTGTTGATCGACCTCGGTGACGGCGTCAGCTGGGTGCAGCGCAAGCAGTACCGCGCGTATCAGCGGCTGCGGAACTTCGCCTGCGTCTGCCCGCCGCAGAAGACCAAGCTCCTCGTCTACCTCAAGGCCGATCCGAGGAAAGTCGACCTCGTGCCCGGCTTCACCCGGGACGTGACGGGGCTCGGCCACCATGGCACGGGCGACCTGGAGGTGCAGTTGCGCTCCGAGTGGGATGTGGAGCGGGCCGTGGACCTCTTCCGCGCGAGCTATGCGGCGGGGTAGCCGTCTCGTGCCTCTGTGACGTGGACGAGTGCGGGACTGCGCGGCTGTGGATGTTGTGGTGGTGATGCCTTCCGACGTACGGGCAGGTAGTGGCGGTGGACCATCAATGATGCGGAGGATGCCCGGTTTGGCCAACCGGGCATCCGCGGCTATATTCCGCCCTCCTTCGCCAGCGGCACCTCGGTTTCAGCGCGATCACGATAAGAAACACGGTTCGATCAGGGACAGTCCCTTGCGGACGGATGGCTTCTGATCACCAGCAGGCTGATGGTGGGCAGGGCCGGAGGGGTTGCGCGGGAGCGGTGTAGGCACTGGTCAGCGTCACCACGGGGCCCGACGGGCTCTGCCTTGTGACCAGACTGGTGCCGGGAGGGCTTGTGCGGTGAGGCCGCCGATCGTGCTCACAGGAGGCGGTCGTGTTCGGCAGTGGCCGCCGCACGCACAAGGTCGACGAAGGCGTCTTGCTGCTCGGCCTGCCAGGCGTCGTCGTCAGCCTCATCCCATTCCTCCTCGCTGTCCGGCAGCTCGGCGTGCTCCTCGAAGATGAGCCAGCAGGCGTGGATGCCGGACAGCAGGTCCTCGAGAAGGTCGCGGGCGGGCCGCTGAGGGTCGAGCGGCGTGATGCGGAAGCGGCGGAGTTCGGCCGCCAGTGCCTGGTCGGCGTCGGCGTGTTGGCGTACGAGGTCCTCAACCTTTTGGATCTGCTCCAGAAGGCGGGCCAAGTCAGGCACGCGCCCCTCGGCGACCTCCATGGCGTCGCGGATGAGACCAATCACGGCCTCGCGGGGCGATGCGCCGGCATCTACGAGTTCCAGGACGAGCGTGGGGGTCTCGTGCGGGAGGGCTTCGATGTTGTCGGCCTCCACGACGACGTTGGTGGGATGGAGGCCGGAGGCTTCTCCTGCAACGTGGGCGGCGGCCTGGAGCCAGTGCGCGGTGGCGACGGCGGCGGCCGTTGGGTCGAGGTCGGTGAACAGCTCCGGGGGACCGAACGGGTTGGTGTGCAGCAGCGCATCCGCGGCGGCGACTTGAACAGGGGAGGCGTCCTGGCGGGTCAGCAGCACTGCCTGCCGGGCCCGCCCTGTGAGGTCGCCGAGTTCGGCTTGGGCGACTGCGGCGAGTTCGGCCTCCGCTTCGTCGGCGACGACTGTGGTGAGCTGAGCGTCCCCGAGGGCGTGGAGTGCGCGTCCGATCCGGTGCCCGGATTCGACGATGGGGCTGTAGGAGACGATCAGGCCGCCGTCGTTGGGAAGGTGTGGTTCCCGCACCGCCTGGAGCGCTTCGGCGAATGAATCGCGCTCACGTTGTCGGCGCCAGCCTTCGCTGTTGGCCTCCAGGCTCGGGCTAGCCGAGGCGGGATGCGTGTACGTGCGCCAGGCGGCCTCCGAGAGATACCCGAGAGCCTGAGTGAGTCGGAGCATCTGATCGGGCTCAGCGGACGCAGCCACCACCGAGACCGTGAAGGCGGTGTTCCCCGCGCCCGTCCCCCAAGAAGCAGTCAGGGCACGGCGCTTGGTGTCGTAGCTGTAGTACGTCACTTACAGGGCTCCTCTACGGCTACCTGCTGGATTTCAGGAGCGGTCGGACACGTTGGGTGGTACTTGTCCTGCTTGGCCGGGGGCTATGCGCAGGAGCTGATCGATCTCGGCCGTCGGGGTGGCATGCGATCCTCGGTCGCGCCGGAGGGCGCCCGCCACACCACCGCGAGACCGCCGTGTTCGCAGGCGTTTCGCTGTGGTGATCCCCCGGTGCACGGCCGGGGTGTGGCCGCGCACCGGCGCGCCCGCCCGGGCACTTCACAGGATGTATTCCTCCATCAGCTCGGCTAGGTGGACGATGGCCGGCCAAGTGGTGGCGATGGTGGTGTGGGCGTGGAGGCGTCGTTGAGCGTGGACGTACATGGCCCAGTCGGCCGGGTTGTCGCCGTCCTGGAGGAAGGCGGGCACGATCTCCAGGGAGCTCGGGTTGGAGCAGGTCCAGGTCCGGTTGGCGGTCTGGGCCGGGTCCAACTTGGTGAGCGTGAGAGGGGTCTGATTCTGGTCGGAGCGTGGGTTGATGCCCCAGAAGGCGCGTTCTCCGACTTCGACCAGGCCGGAGAATCGTCCGTGCCGGGTGATGGGGATCAGTTCGTCGGTGTCGTCGCCGGCGCTGACCATTTCCTGGGTCACGCCGAAGGCTCTGGGCACCGCAGAGCGATCGCTGCGCTCGCGTAGCCGGATGATGCGCAGGCCGGGCTGGTCGCCGGGCTTGCGGTGGACTGGGTCGGCATTGGGGGCCGTGATGTCGATGCCCGGCAGCACGAGCTGGTCGAACGTGATGCGGCTGTCTTGTAGCCAGGGCCAGATGTCTTTGTCGCTCGTCCGGGCGCGGCGTACGAGCAGCAGGCGGTCGGCGGTGGAGTCGAGCGACAGCGCGTTGGTGAGGAAGTCGGCGAGGGCCGCGCGAGCGGTACGGGGCACGCGTCCGCGTCCGGCGACGAGGGCCTCCGGCAGTGCGGTCAGCGGCATGGGGCGCTCGGCAAGGCTGCCCGTCGTCGTCATGAGTTGTGCCGTGGGCTCCTCGTGGGTGTGCTGACGGATCAGCATGGGCACGAGCATCCGCTCGCCTGCGGGGGCGAGCCAGACGGTGATCAGCTCGAAGGGGCCTTCGATGCCGGGTGGGGCGGGGAGCTTGGGCAGGTGACCGGCCTGGCGGAGGGCGTCCCGGAGGGCGGAAGTGGCGCGCTCGATGTCGGTGGTCGCGAAGTCGGTGCCGGGAAAGCGCTTGGCGAGGGCTGCTTTGCTGGGATTGGGGTTGGCCGGCGGGATGGGGCGTAGGCATTGGACGTTGCGGCGCAGGCTCGGGAGGGCTTTCTTGAAGAGCGGCTTGGGGTCGCGTTGGTGTGTGCGGGAGAAGTAGGCCGCGCCTTCCATCTCCACGATGCAGGCGATCGGGTGGGTAAGGCGGGGGAATGCACGGGTGATTCGTGTGGTGCGTTCGGCCTCGCTGGCTTCGTAGGCGGCCCGCCGGGCTGCCGGATCCGACTCGGTGGAGCGTGGCAGTCCGGCGGTCAGGTCCTGCGGGTCGTGGCGGTGGAGGGTGAGGTTGATCGGCCCGGTGAAGCTGGCGCAAGCCGCTGTTGAGGTGGCGGGAGCCAGGCCGAGTTTGTCGGCGGCAGCGGTCTGCAGACCTTGCCAGGTGCGGTCGGAGGAGGCCCAGACTTCGAGCTCGTACGTGGGGGAGTCGGGCAGCTGCATCGGCAGGCGCGTCTTCGCACGGGTCCGCGCCTTGGGCGTGGGCGTCAGCGGGACCAGGCCCTTGTCCTCCAGCTGTCGGGCGACCTGAGTGAGGACCTCCATGTGGTCGCGGGGCTGGTAGCCGTGGCCGACGGGGTGGTCGTGGGTGGCACGAGCCGGCGGGGCGCCGTCCTGGTCCGGATGGCGGTAGGTCATGCCGGTGCTGTGGACGAGGTGGGCGGCGAAGGGCTGGGCCGCCGCGTTGCCGGGGGCGCTGCGCAGCTCGTCGAGGCTGGGTGGCTCGTGGTGGGTGAGGCGGGCGAGGATGCTGGTGACGCCCGGCTGCCAGGCCCAGGAGCTGTCCTGTCCGCGTCGGCGGATGGTGACGGAGCTCTGCAGGAGCATGGGACGTTCGCGGCGGTGGATGAAGCCTTCCTTGGCGGAGAGCAGGACGCTGGCGGTGGGGTCGCCGTTTCCGCGACGGGGGATGTAGTCGACTGCGTTCGTCGCGAAGCGGGTCATACCCAGGTCGATGTGGAGGTGGACTTCGGGGACGCCCGGCACGGTCTCCAGGTGGAGAGTGAGGACGTCCACGCTGGCTCCGGCCGCGCCGTCTTCATCGATGAGGCGCTCCGGTTGGCCAAGGTGCAGGGTGCGGCGGCCGTCGGCTTGGGTGGGGCCAAGGCGCAGGTCAGGGTGGTGGCCCAGGATCTGAAGGTCGGTGGTGGTGAGGTGTTCGGCGACGAGGCTGGGCAGGAGGTCGAAGACGTGCCCCGGAGGGTTGGCGGTGTCGTTGGGGTGGAGGCCGTGCTGAGCGAGGTCGAGGTCTTCGGGGATCCATTCGAACTGGCCGGCGCCTTCGAGACGGCCGTACCAGTCGGTGTCCGGCACGTGGGGCGTGACGTGAGCGGAGGCCCATGCCGACAGCGCGATCAGCAGCAGGTCCGGGTCGATCTCGGTGCGCGCGCGAAGCCAGGCCGGATGGCGCGGGTTCCATTGCACGGCGGTGATGTCCGGGTCGATGAGGGTGAGCAGGTCCCTCAGTGACTTGGTGGGCAGGTTGTCGGGCCCGTTGCGCTTTCGGCGGCCGGGGTGGGCTTCCCAGGCGTCCTGGAGAAGGCTGAGCATCCCCGGTGGGCAGGTCGCGCGGTAGCCGGTGACAGGCCAGCTGGCCCCGGGGGAAAAGGTGAGCACGGTGGCCTGGGTGGCGCGGTAGGCAGGCATCAGCGGCGACCCCAGTCGATGTTGTCGAGGAGATGGGAGGCCAGACCCCAACAGGCGTGGGCGAGCTCGTGGTCGAGTCGCTTCGCCGGGGTGGCGGTCGGGCCTGGATCGGTGAGCCAGCCGTGCAGGAGTTGCTGGGCGGCGACGATCACGCTCGTGCGGGGAGTGTCGGCCGCGGTTTCGTCGAGCGTGGCGGTGCGGGGCGCGAAGGCGGCGTCGCAGAGGTACACCAGGACCGGTTCGTTGCCACGGATGCCGCGGCCGATCGTTTGGTGGAGTGGGACGAGGAAGTTGCCGACGAACGCCGCGTGTTCGACCGGGTCGGTCAGGCGGGAGAACAGGACCGGCTCTCCGACCCGCTGCTGCCAGCGGCGGCGTTCGCCGTGGCGGAGTTTGCGGGCGAGGTCGACGGGATCGATCGCGGGGTCGGCCAGCTCAATAGGGTCGCGCAGGCGGCGCATCGCCTCGCGACTGAGCAGGGAGAGCGGGAAGGTGGCATCGTCGGCGGGTGGGTGGATGCGGGCCAGGTAGAACACTGCGCCGAGGGCTGCGACGCGGCGGGCGTTGAGGATGTTGTGGCCGCGTTGAACGGCGCCTTCGGCCGCAACCAGGATGTCGGCGCCGGACGCGGCAAAGGTGGGCAGGCGGCGCCTCGGGATGCTGTGCCGGGTGGGCGGGTCGTCGTCGCGGATGACGTGCAGGGCCGTGTACGGGGTCTTGTGGTTGATGTAGTCGGCGACGGTCTGGGCGTCGCGGGTGCTCTGCACGGTGAACAGGACCTGTTGACGGTCGGGGGCCAGCCGCAGACGGGCCTGCTGGAGCAGGGGCTCGCGGGCTCCGGGGGCGGGGTTGCAGATCCAGTCGGCGGCCGTGCACAGCGCGTGGGCATGGCGAATGGGATCGCCGCCGGTGCCCGAGGTGAACACGGGGCGGCCGTCGAGATAGCGGGGCGGGCGGAAGAACATCTTGCTTTCCTTCAGCGCGGCCCTGGCCTTGGCCGGCTCCCGTAGTACGAGGTTCGGGGCGACGTCCAGGTGGAAGCGGGGCGAGGCGGGCATCCAGCTGGTGGCGGAGGCCAGGACGACATGTGGTCCCTCGATGCCCTCGGCTGTCAGGAGATCATGGAGGTGGTAGAGCAGCCAGCGGCCGACCCCACGCAGCCACAGGATGCTGAACGATCCGCTGTCACCATCGGGATTGGGCTGCCACTGAAGCGCCATCAGGTTCCCGGCAGCCTGTTCGGGCACGAAGGGCATCAGGTCACGTGGCGGCTGCCGGCTCCAGAAGTCCTCTCCGTCGCCGATCGGGGAGCTACTGATGGCGGGCAGCCGTTGGGCGACTTCGAAGAAGGAGGTAGTGATCCGCGCTGCCCACACCCCGGCCTGCAGCAGTTGTGCGCACTCCGCCAATGTGCCTCGGACATGGGCTTCGTTGGTGGCGGGCTGGTGGGTGGTGATCCACGCCTCTGCGGCCTCCTGGGCCGAGACATGAGTGTCGTGGGCTGCCGTCATCGCCTCGATCAGCTCGGCCCAGTTCGCCGCAGGGGCTTGAAACGGAGCGGAGAGCAGCGAGGCGAAGTGGTCCTCGAAATAGAGGTCGGCGGCTTCTTCCAGTTCCGCCTTGTCCGTGAAGTCGGTCCGTTCACCAAGACCGTGCAGGCTGCGGACCAGGCGCCGCAGGAGGCTGTAGCCAGTGAACGGTCCCTCGGCGATAACAGCGCGCAGGGCGTCCGCGCCAGGGGCGATGACGAGCCGGTAGAGCTCGGTCAGTGCCTGATCGTGCCGGCGGAAGTGCTTGTCGCCGGCCGTCACCTCCGGGTTGAGCAGATCGAGGAACCAGGAGTGCTCCAGCCGCTGCCCGATGCGGTCTCCCACCCGGTGACTCCAGCCCCTGCCGGGCTGGGAAAGGATCTCGTGCAGCAGGAACCGGTCGTCGAACTGCTGCTGCACGGTGTCGGCTTCGTCCACGAGCAGGACGGACAGGTGGTGCTGGGCGGCCTCGGCGACGCGGACCTCGATCTGGGACTGAGGCATCCTCGTCGAGGCCAGGCCCGCTGCGGTCGTCACCCAGACCTGTGCTTCGGCAACCTTGCGTGCCGCCGTATGCGAAGGACACCGGGACAGGAGCGGGCAGTCCCGACGCCCGCTCTCGCCAGCCACGGTGAGACGGCCTGTGCAGGGTCGCTCCTCGCGGGGCAGCGGAGCCCGGTTGGTCCTGCTCGTCAGCCGCAGCTCCTCCAGGTAGCACTGGTCGTCGGCGAACGCCGCGGCCGGGTCCAGACCTTTGGGGAAGGTCGTCTCGCCGTCGTGGAGGAGCGAGCGCCAGAACCGGTCCTTGTGGACGCCTTCCCGGGTGCGTCCGAAGATGGGCACGGCATCGATGCCCAGGGCTTGCAGGAAGCTGACCTTGGCGAACACGTCGCTGCCGGAGGCGAGGACGAAACCGACCTTGCCGCCGCGGCGGGCGACGATGAAGGCGATCAGATCCAGCAGGGTGGACTTGCCGCTGTTCATCAGGCCGACCACGTGCCACAAGCGGTCAATGGTCATCCGCCACTGCTGATCGCGGAGATGCCCTTTGGCGTGGTCGGCGAGCAGGGCTTCCATCTGCTCGAACCGTTTGACGAAGTCCCGGTTTTCGATCTCCGGGTGGGCTTCCAGAAGCTTGTCGATCTGCTCCGCAGCCCACTGGAAGTCTGCCCGCGTGAGGGGGATGGGCTCCTGCACTCGGGAGGCCGCTGCGGGTAGCACCGCTGGGGTGGGTGCCGGGAGGAGCGTCTCGGGGACGCGGATCTGTTCCCGGCTGCCGTCGGCCCGCTCGAAGAAGCACACCGCACCCAGCGGCGCCGGCCGGTAGGAGGAGGCCGTCTGGTAGGGGGCGATTGTCTGCAGCTTCTGACGGTAGAGGTCATGACGGGCCGCGGCGTACGGGGTGGACCGGCGGGTGAACACGGTCGACAACTCCGGCTTGTGGCCGGGCATGTCACATGGTTCGAAGCCCCGTACCTGTGCTGGGAGCTTCACGTACTGATCGAGCTTCTCCCGCATGGTCCCGGTCTTGGCGAGCGGGCCCATCAGCTCCCGCAGGGTCCGGATCTGCTGGCCCAGGTCCTCTTCCAGGCGCATGTATCCGGACAGCACTGGCCACAGGGCGCCGACGCCGTGGCCGGGCAGATGGTCGTCCAGGAACGACAGGCCCACCTCCAGCGCGCAGATTTCCCAGGGCCTGAGGGGTCCGAGCAGGGGGCGCACGCTGTCGTCCGCCAGTTCCTTCACCAGTGGCTTGCTCCAGGCGCGGGTGTCCCTCATCGCGTTCCTCCTGCTTGGCGCGCACGGACGGTGACCTGGTGCAGGAACGTCTTCTCGTCGAGGACTTCGACGCCGGAAACGCGGCCCTGCAGTTCGCGTTCCAGATCCGCGCGGTATCCGGGAGTCCTGAGGCGGTGCATGGGGATGACGATGATGCGCCGCCGTGTCGGCACGCGGGGATCGCAGCGAAAGCCTCGGGCGAGCAGGGCTGGGCTTGAGCAGTCCTTGGCGTCGATGGCCCAGCACTCCGCCTCTGCACCCGGTTCCTGGGCCTTGAACGTCACTGCCATATCCCACGCGTCCAGGCTCGGCCAGTCCTCGACGCACAGGCGTTCGTCGGCGAGTTCGTCCAGGTGGTCCTGCAGCCGGCCCTCCAACAATCCGGGATCGTGGAAGAACTGGCGGGTGGCCCGGTGCTGGGTCCAATACCCGCCCAGACACGCCACCTCGTGTCGCTCCGGCACCCCCGTGCAGCCGGGAGTCCCACAGCCAACAGCCCCGTCGTCAACCGGATTTCGGCATTCTCCACAGCGTCGCAAGCGGACTCTCCCCGGCGCCTCGACCGGGTGGTGGACGAAAGCGACGCGGACGAACTTCGCCAGGAACGAGTCATGGTCAGAGTCCGCTGCCGGTAGTTCCCGCGCCAGCACCTGGACCTCGCGGTCGCCGAGCACCGCATGGTCGATCAGTAGGCGCCGCAGCCGGCAATAGACCCGCTGGACCACCTCGTCGTTCCCACCGTTCATCCGGGCACACAGCATCAGGGCGGCAAAGACCTGATTCTGAACGAGTTCCGCCTCAACGTCAGCGTGCTGGACCAGGTCTGCCGCCTGCTCGGCGAACTCGGACAGGGAATCACCTTCCAGCAGCACCGCTTCCAGATCGCCTTCCGTGAGCGATAGCGGCACAGGCCACGACCCCAGCGGGCGACGACACCAGTTGAACAGTTCCAGGTCGTTGGCGGGCCCTTCCAAGCCCAGTGTCTGCGCCTTCCACCACAGGCGGCCCCGTGCATCACGCCAGGCACGCGGCAATGGCCCCGACCCGTCCGTGCCGCAGGCTTGAACGCCGGCCCGCTGCCGCTCAAGGCGGATTTTCGCCAAGGCGGCACACAGCAGCTCCACCAGCAGGTAGTCGTCCTGAGCGGTCCGTGGGTCTCTTTCTCCGCCCGGGCCGACGTCCCGCGACGCAGGGACCGCAGCAGCGGGGTGGTAGTCATCTGGGGAGTCGCCGTCAACCGATCGCGGCTGCGTACGGCCGGAGGGCGACGCAGGGGCTTCCTGAGCAACACTCATAGCCGACCGGTATACCGGACCGCACTGACAACGCCCACCGCAGCGCGAATGCGTGTTCGATCTATTCGCTTATGGTTTCGAAAATCACGGCCTGGTCCTGCCGGCCGGAACTGCGGGCGGCGCCGATGCGACCTGCGGCACTTAGCAGTTGGACCACCCGGCAGCGCAGCTGCGGTGGGCTGCCGGGTGGTCCAACTGCTCGACCCTTTCGAGGCTGTACCGGTCGTTGCAGGACGGTCTACGGGCGGGAAGGGCGCCACCGACAGCGCAGACAATGGCTTCGGCGGCGGACGCAGGGAAGAAGGCGCGCCGCAGCTGACCAGACGCGGGCTTCACGACGCCCCGGACAGTTGTCATGGCTCGGACGATGATTCGGTCCGAGCTTCATTGAATTCGCGCCGAATCTGAGATAGCGAAACGCGAATGTTTGCGACGCCGATATGCCAGAATTCCCACCCATCGACATCCGCACGGCCAGTAGCTGCCCGTGCCGCGGACGTTGGGGTGGCATATGACCGTGCACCCAGTTCGAACCCCCCGTCAGGCAAGAGTAGCGCCACGACCTCGCCAAAGTCCGTAACCCCAACCATTTCGACTCCGCTCTTCAGCGAGCCAGCGTTGATCAGGTCGGAGACGGTGTGAGCCTCCGGCTGGGCGATGCCATCGAAACCTGGCTCCAGTCTCAGCACATCGGCAAACTGCTCTACCACAGAGCCAAGATGGCGGCTGCTGCGTAGAGCCGACAGCGCGGCACTGCTGTGGGGTGCCTCCGGCGCGATGAGTTCCCGGACCCTATCCACGGCACCATCAATATGAATGCCCGAGTCAAGCACTTGTGCTTTGAAGACGGTATCCCTCCACACCCTGCTGCGCCGCTCGTTCAGCCCTGGCCGATCTAGGGCATAGATGCGAATGGATTCAGTGACTCTGCATATGTTAGCCGCGCGTTCAAGGGCAGATTGTGGGCGGTGGTCATTTCGCCGCGCGGTACCGGAAGAATCAAAGCCCAGAAGGTCGCAGTCTCTCGGCTTGATGGGGTCCAGGAGGACTGGTAGCTCTTTCTCAATGCTTTCCGGGCTGGCACCTGGTGCTCGAAGCCTTGCATCAGGATTCAGCAGGGGAAAATGGTGAATCTTCGTAACGCGACTACCTGTTGGAGAGTCGTCCGTTGACGAGTTGCAAAATTCACATATGAGTCGGAAATTGCTGACTTCGTACGCCAGCCAGTAGTAGCCGAGATGCGATGATTCGCCGACGACGCCACCCTTCGGCCTGAAATGATCAATCGCAAGACGACTGTTGGAGACCTCACCTTCGCAGTACCAGCATTTACGGCCAGCCAATGCGATGAGCTGTGGACGCAGGTTTGTCCAATACGGGGACTTCTTGAACAATTCCGTCAGCTTGACCTTGTCAGCTCCGCAAGCCGCTACGCGCTTCTTTAGGACAGCTGCGTGCCGAGCCCAAGCGGCCGGTACGGACAAATGGCTCATGTCTACGTGGCGCACGTCGTCACAAACCCCGGCTGAGCTTTTCGTCGAAGAGCCTTCTCACCATAAGTGCGAACTCCTCGGCCGAAGGAGGATCTGCACTACCAGCTCTTTTTAAAAGTTCTTTGCGTCGCCGGTCGAGCTCTGCAAGAAATAGTGACACCGAGGAATCGCGGCGAATGGTGTCAAGCCCGAGGGATTCTAGTTCCTCGTTGACGCGCCGCAGTCGACGATTATCCTCTTCATTCAATACCGGGGTTCGTGAAAGCTCATACTGGATATCGATGAGTCTCTGCGTGTGGTCGTCCAACTGCGTATTCAAACCATAGAGTTCGGTGGTCAACAAGCCTCCGACTCCGTGCCCCCGCGGGTCGACGGTCGGCATCTCGGCACGCGTGAGAGCTGCCGTGGATCCATGGAGAATGCGGATCTGTTCGCGAGGGATATTCAACACCAGTGCTGGATCATGGGTAGCCGCAATGAACTGTGAATCCTGTCCGTCCTCCAACATGTCTTGGACGGTCGAGTACCAGCGTTGGCTCCAGCCTGGGTGAAAGTGTGAAGCTGGCTCATCAAGGAGAAAGAGTGACTCTTCGCCGCGCTGCAGCCTCAGCATTCCCATGATTGTGAGGATCTGTTGTTCGCCTGCGCTCAGTTCCTCCGGTCTGATCTGGTGTCCGTCGACCATGCTCAAGCGCACATCGGCTGTCAGTAGTCCTGCAGAGTGGAGTCTTTCGAACATTGCGAACATCGCCACGTCCGAAGCGAACAGCCGACGAAAGCTCTTGAGGTCGTCGGGTGTGGCTATAGTGATTCGGAAATCCGTGTATGTGCTGCGGGCTGCCGCATCGGGAATGGCCCCGAATCTTCCTTGTGTGGCGATCGCGTCGAAGAGTGCTGGAGCGTCACCTTTCAGTCCCCAATAAGGGTGATCAATATCCCGTGTGCGCTTATACCAGCCCGGTCTCTGAATGGTGACATCGGCGGAAACGAAGC
This region of Streptomyces chromofuscus genomic DNA includes:
- a CDS encoding AAA family ATPase produces the protein MGESLARGIRPLFLCDVTHLPLILLALLSNWSEKFAHLAEREVQISGFVSADVTIQRPGWYKRTRDIDHPYWGLKGDAPALFDAIATQGRFGAIPDAAARSTYTDFRITIATPDDLKSFRRLFASDVAMFAMFERLHSAGLLTADVRLSMVDGHQIRPEELSAGEQQILTIMGMLRLQRGEESLFLLDEPASHFHPGWSQRWYSTVQDMLEDGQDSQFIAATHDPALVLNIPREQIRILHGSTAALTRAEMPTVDPRGHGVGGLLTTELYGLNTQLDDHTQRLIDIQYELSRTPVLNEEDNRRLRRVNEELESLGLDTIRRDSSVSLFLAELDRRRKELLKRAGSADPPSAEEFALMVRRLFDEKLSRGL